The following are from one region of the Populus trichocarpa isolate Nisqually-1 chromosome 8, P.trichocarpa_v4.1, whole genome shotgun sequence genome:
- the LOC18101639 gene encoding protein SIEVE ELEMENT OCCLUSION B, with protein MKQGAPQKTRRERTVFAASDENVMMKQIQATHAPDGREFSVKLLLQIVEDIFHRATPAPGITDFVQHQGSHQAQLYELEEKVLQNGFNEMIDMLSHTISKISCEMSCKCSGGGDAHATTLAIFNLVSNYSWDAKVVVALAAFALNYGEFWLVSQLYLTNPLAKAVALLKQLPEIIERAEALKPKFEALTNLIRAMTDVAKCIVEFKELPSQYITPDTPEMLTATAHIPTAVYWTIRSIVACTSQIVGLTGMGHEYIASTTEAWELSGLAYKVSNIHSHLVKQLTLCFQHIDEKRHHEAYLTLVRLLESVHIDNMKILKALIYAKDDQLPLFDGSTKKRASLDLLRRKSVLLLISDLEPSQEELLMLQQMYSEAREQPGRAESQYEIVWLPVMDRSTPWNETKKKQYEDFQSSMPWYSVYQPSLLDVAVIRYIKEVWHFNKKALLVVLDPQGKVVNPNAIHMMWIWGSLAFPFTSLREEGLWKEETWKIDLLADNIDPALSSWIQQGKFICLYGGEDIEWIRKFTATAKAVAKDARIQLEMLYVGKSNPKEKARKINGVIVNENLSHVLPDLTLIWFFWVRLESMWHSKVQHQRTADNDPIMQEIMTMLSFDGSDQGWAVISKGSDEMAKAKGDTILKSFVDFESWKQSAEVKGFLPALNDHLHELHSPSHCNRLILPGATGSIPERIVCAECGRPMEKFIMYRCCTD; from the exons ATGAAGCAAG GAGCACCTCAAAAGACGAGGCGTGAACGCACCGTGTTTGCAGCATCTGATGAAAATGTAATGATGAAGCAAATTCAGGCCACTCATGCTCCTGATGGCCGTGAATTTTCTGTGAAGCTTCTTCTTCAAATTGTTGAGGACATTTTCCACCGTGCCACCCCTGCCCCGGGCATAACCGACTTTGTTCAGCATCAG GGATCTCATCAAGCACAACTTTATGAATTGGAAGAGAAGGTTCTTCAAAATGGCTTTAATGAAATGATCGATATGCTATCTCACACAATCAGCAAGATTTCCTGCGAG ATGTCCTGCAAGTGTTCTGGAGGTGGAGATGCACATGCAACAACTTTAGCAATATTCAACCTGGTATCGAACTACTCATGGGATGCAAAGGTGGTGGTAGCGTTAGCTGCATTCGCCTTGAACTATGGCGAGTTTTGGCTTGTCTCCCAGCTTTACCTTACAAACCCACTAGCTAAAGCGGTTGCACTTCTGAAGCAATTGCCGGAAATAATTGAACGAGCAGAGGCTTTGAAACCCAAGTTCGAGGCACTTACAAACCTTATCAGGGCCATGACGGATGTGGCCAAATGCATTGTTGAGTTCAAGGAGCTTCCATCTCAATACATCACCCCTGACACTCCTGAAATGTTAACTGCCACAGCGCATATCCCCACTGCTGTTTACTGGACCATCAGGAGTATCGTGGCTTGCACATCACAGATTGTGGGCCTTACTGGCATGGGTCATGA GTACATAGCATCCACAACAGAGGCTTGGGAGCTATCAGGCTTGGCCTACAAGGTCAGCAATATTCACAGCCATCTCGTGAAGCAGCTCACTCTTTGTTTTCAACACATAG ATGAGAAAAGACATCATGAAGCGTATCTAACACTTGTGCGCCTGTTGGAATCTGTCCACATTGACAATATGAAGATTCTTAAGGCCTTAATTTATGCCAAGGACGATCAACTACCACTCTTTGATGGTTCAACCAAGAAAAGG GCCAGCCTTGATCTGCTGAGGAGGAAGAGTGTGCTGTTACTAATTTCTGACCTTGAACCCTCCCAAGAAGAGCTTTTGATGCTGCAACAAATGTACAGTGAGGCGCGGGAGCAACCAGGAAGAGCAGAGAGTCAATATGAGATCGTTTGGCTCCCAGTTATGGACAGATCCACCCCATGgaatgaaacaaagaaaaagcagTATGAGGATTTTCAATCGTCTATGCCATGGTACTCTGTTTATCAGCCTTCATTGCTAGATGTTGCAGTCATCAGGTACATTAAAGAGGTGTGGCACTTCAACAAGAAGGCCTTGCTTGTGGTCTTGGATCCACAAGGGAAAGTAGTCAACCCCAATGCAATCCACATGATGTGGATTTGGGGAAGCCTGGCTTTCCCTTTCACTAGCTTAAGGGAGGAAGGACTCTGGAAAGAAGAAACCTGGAAAATCGATTTACTGGCAGATAACATCGATCCAGCTCTCTCGTCTTGG ATACAGCAAGGGAAGTTCATATGCTTGTATGGTGGGGAGGATATCGAGTGGATCCGCAAATTCACCGCGACTGCAAAAGCAGTTGCGAAAGATGCCAGAATACAGTTAGAAATGCTCTATGTAGGGAAGAGCAACCCCAAGGAGAAAGCCCGAAAGATTAACGGTGTTATTGTAAACGAGAACCTTAGCCATGTATTGCCAGACCTTACTTTGATCTGGTTCTTCTGGGTGAGGCTGGAGAGCATGTGGCACTCCAAGGTGCAACACCAGAGGACTGCAGATAATGATCCCATCATGCAAGAGATAATGACAATGCTCAGCTTTGATGGAAGTGATCAAGGATGGGCTGTGATAAGTAAGGGATCGGATGAAATGGCCAAGGCAAAGGGAGATACCATATTGAAGAGCTTTGTTGACTTTGAATCATGGAAGCAAAGTGCAGAAGTAAAGGGTTTTCTGCCTGCACTGAATGATCACCTTCATGAACTCCATAGCCCATCCCATTGCAACCGTCTCATACTTCCAGGGGCTACCGGAAGCATTCCAGAGAGGATTGTTTGTGCTGAATGTG